The following are from one region of the Rhodopirellula sp. P2 genome:
- a CDS encoding PRC-barrel domain-containing protein: MLISTETILGTELIGADRSVGSICDLLFDDETWVVRHLVVDTGHWLPGRQVLLPPGVVQNADWNAASAAVPLTSQQVSDSPSVESDRPVSRQMEIELYQHFDVPYYWGPAGATLAGSGYTPMPLAAGLVPMDQVDTDDVKRNHLRSANEVSGYTIQGTDDHIGHVEGLLVDDVNWSIQQLIVDTRNWWPGKKVLISRELIQEILWAEATVTVGLTQDQIKSSPVYEPAR, from the coding sequence ATGCTGATTTCTACCGAGACCATCTTGGGAACCGAATTGATTGGAGCCGATCGGAGTGTGGGATCAATCTGCGACCTGCTGTTTGATGACGAGACTTGGGTGGTCAGGCATCTGGTCGTTGACACGGGGCATTGGTTGCCCGGGCGTCAGGTGTTGTTGCCACCGGGTGTGGTCCAAAACGCGGATTGGAATGCCGCGAGTGCCGCCGTTCCGTTGACCAGCCAACAGGTCAGCGACAGCCCTTCGGTGGAGTCTGATCGACCGGTGTCCCGTCAGATGGAGATCGAGCTGTATCAGCATTTTGATGTGCCGTACTACTGGGGACCCGCTGGAGCCACGTTGGCAGGTAGCGGGTACACGCCGATGCCGTTGGCAGCGGGATTGGTGCCGATGGACCAAGTCGACACGGACGACGTCAAACGCAATCATCTTCGCAGCGCGAACGAAGTTTCGGGCTACACCATCCAGGGCACCGATGATCACATTGGACACGTCGAAGGGTTGTTGGTCGACGATGTGAACTGGTCCATTCAACAACTGATCGTGGACACTCGGAATTGGTGGCCGGGCAAAAAGGTGCTGATCAGCCGCGAGTTGATTCAAGAGATCTTGTGGGCGGAAGCGACCGTCACGGTGGGTTTGACGCAGGATCAGATCAAGAGCTCGCCTGTTTATGAACCGGCGAGGTGA
- a CDS encoding polysaccharide deacetylase family protein — translation MFRSTQPNWLLLLAVSIAFPSTGVAEEGYWPDGKTYCVTLTYDDGIPSQIVHALPQLKAANLKGTFFSAGGVTYRWSQEDLNQVREQGHELAGHTILHPCGRKNDWVKPGDASEDYDDARMAKELDENLANLINNGVKRELATFAYPCGNTSIGEDNHSYVPLVKERFFAARGTQFGSETPSQGEIDLFEVKTVAGHERDLAYQLDQVIKAREQQGWLVFMFHGVGGDHLAISADDHKEILRFLQSDDTVWVATFQEAAAWVKSKQATPRAAAPTAATEVE, via the coding sequence ATGTTTCGCTCAACCCAACCCAATTGGCTTTTGCTGCTGGCAGTTTCCATCGCTTTTCCATCGACGGGCGTCGCCGAGGAGGGTTACTGGCCAGACGGCAAAACCTATTGCGTCACACTGACCTACGACGACGGCATCCCCAGTCAGATCGTTCACGCCTTGCCACAGTTGAAGGCCGCGAATCTCAAGGGCACGTTCTTTTCGGCAGGTGGCGTCACCTATCGTTGGTCACAGGAAGACCTCAATCAGGTTCGCGAGCAGGGCCACGAGTTGGCGGGGCACACCATCCTCCACCCTTGCGGTCGCAAGAACGACTGGGTGAAACCGGGCGACGCCTCGGAAGATTACGACGATGCTCGGATGGCGAAAGAACTCGATGAAAACCTAGCCAACCTCATCAACAATGGCGTCAAGCGGGAACTCGCCACATTCGCCTACCCTTGCGGCAACACGTCCATCGGGGAAGACAATCACAGCTATGTCCCGTTGGTCAAAGAGCGATTCTTCGCCGCGCGTGGCACCCAGTTTGGATCGGAAACCCCCAGCCAAGGCGAAATCGATCTGTTTGAAGTGAAGACCGTCGCGGGCCACGAACGCGACTTGGCGTACCAACTGGACCAGGTGATCAAGGCACGCGAACAACAGGGCTGGCTGGTGTTCATGTTCCACGGTGTGGGAGGCGACCATCTGGCAATCAGCGCAGACGATCACAAGGAGATCCTGCGGTTCCTGCAGAGTGACGACACCGTTTGGGTTGCCACCTTCCAAGAAGCCGCCGCTTGGGTGAAATCCAAACAAGCGACGCCCAGGGCAGCGGCACCAACTGCGGCGACTGAAGTTGAATAA
- a CDS encoding MgtC/SapB family protein: MTFFDTLIPTLAAVLLGGAIGLERQTRGHAAGLRTHILVSLAASVFVLASREMTSHSGGDMTRVVQGIAAGVGFIGAGAILKMSQEHEVIGLTSASTIWLAAAVGTACGLREFPLAVTSVVMTVVVLVILQPIEARFDRKQKPSNDQNG; encoded by the coding sequence ATGACTTTCTTCGATACCTTGATTCCAACGCTCGCCGCAGTCCTGCTTGGTGGAGCAATCGGTTTGGAACGCCAAACACGTGGGCACGCGGCAGGTCTGCGCACTCACATCTTGGTTTCTTTGGCTGCATCGGTCTTTGTCCTTGCGAGCCGTGAAATGACCAGCCATTCCGGCGGCGACATGACGCGAGTGGTTCAGGGAATTGCGGCGGGAGTCGGATTCATCGGGGCGGGAGCGATCCTGAAGATGAGTCAGGAGCACGAGGTGATTGGACTCACGTCCGCCAGCACCATCTGGCTTGCCGCAGCAGTTGGAACCGCATGTGGGCTGCGCGAGTTTCCGTTGGCCGTGACCAGTGTGGTGATGACGGTGGTGGTGTTGGTGATCCTGCAACCGATCGAGGCCCGCTTTGACCGGAAGCAAAAGCCATCCAACGATCAAAACGGTTGA
- a CDS encoding hybrid sensor histidine kinase/response regulator, whose product MNRSADPIADPLRLKALRSLSLMDSPAEESFDRITRLAARLLKCPASVVTLIEEDRQFFKSCVGLPEPLATLRGSPLSHSFCKLTVRAGELFLIEDARVDPRVVSHPAIEEYGIVSYAGFPIRTRSGEVLGTLCVVDVVPREWTEDELETLRELSASVESEIELIAAAERERDHARMFQTMIQASPLSVIVIDTDGRVELWNEASEAIFGWTSAEVLGYPLPIIPDHKLDECQRIRDAVGDGSVFRCVDTYRAKGEDANGERRTVHVNVSAVSLHRYDGHSDRILLIIDDVTQSHADTLERERLFRELQNEKALLSEMDERKNRFLALLAHELRNPLTPIGNAVDLLRFAATDPNQVNEISTVLESQVHQLVRLIDDLMDVSRITRGRIDLQRETVSIHDIVANSCRAVESLCNEMGHELIRRTDPEQSLHVHGDYVRLTQVVTNLLNNACKYTPPSGRIEISCGQVDGQVEIAVKDNGVGIPPEHRKGIFEMFTQVDETLKDSRGGLGIGLTLVKQLVELHGGKVSLVDSDDPSAGSEFRIHLPCLDAKPNESKMTAEEDRPTRRFRVLVVDDVPAIAKMFTMLVGAMGHEVHSAPSAPEGIQLARELQPDIVFSDICMPDMDGYELARQFRSLSELDSSMLIAMTGNGQPEDIRMAMEAGFDRHVTKPASVQRLREIFQELESRRLQV is encoded by the coding sequence ATGAATCGATCCGCTGACCCAATCGCAGATCCACTGAGGCTGAAGGCCCTGCGAAGTCTGTCGTTGATGGACAGTCCCGCCGAAGAGTCGTTCGATCGGATCACTCGCTTGGCGGCCCGCTTGCTGAAATGCCCCGCCTCGGTGGTCACCTTGATCGAGGAAGATCGGCAGTTCTTCAAAAGCTGTGTTGGTTTGCCGGAACCGCTCGCGACGCTGCGTGGATCGCCGCTGAGTCACTCGTTTTGCAAGTTGACGGTGCGTGCGGGCGAGCTTTTCTTGATCGAAGACGCTCGCGTCGATCCTCGTGTCGTTTCGCACCCGGCGATCGAAGAGTACGGGATCGTTTCCTACGCCGGCTTTCCCATTCGAACGCGATCAGGGGAAGTGCTCGGCACGCTTTGCGTCGTCGATGTCGTTCCACGTGAATGGACCGAAGACGAGCTGGAAACGCTGCGAGAGCTGTCGGCGTCGGTCGAATCTGAGATCGAATTGATCGCCGCAGCGGAGCGGGAACGCGATCACGCTCGCATGTTCCAAACGATGATCCAAGCGTCGCCGCTGTCGGTTATCGTCATCGATACCGATGGACGTGTGGAACTTTGGAATGAAGCTTCCGAAGCCATCTTCGGTTGGACCAGTGCCGAGGTGCTTGGGTACCCGCTGCCGATCATTCCCGATCACAAACTGGACGAGTGCCAGCGAATTCGAGACGCGGTGGGCGACGGGAGCGTGTTCCGCTGCGTGGACACATACCGTGCCAAGGGCGAGGATGCCAATGGTGAAAGGCGAACGGTGCACGTCAATGTTTCCGCCGTTTCGTTGCACCGGTACGACGGGCACTCGGATCGAATTCTGCTGATCATCGATGATGTCACGCAATCACACGCAGACACGCTCGAACGCGAACGGTTGTTTCGTGAATTGCAGAATGAGAAGGCGTTGCTCAGTGAGATGGACGAACGCAAGAATCGTTTCCTCGCTTTGTTGGCTCATGAACTGCGCAACCCGTTGACGCCGATCGGCAACGCCGTCGATCTGCTGCGTTTCGCAGCGACCGACCCGAACCAAGTCAACGAGATCAGCACCGTTCTCGAGAGCCAAGTCCACCAGTTGGTGCGATTGATCGATGACTTGATGGACGTTTCGCGGATCACGCGGGGACGCATCGATTTGCAGCGGGAAACGGTTTCGATTCACGACATCGTTGCCAATTCTTGCCGAGCGGTGGAATCGTTGTGCAACGAGATGGGACATGAACTGATTCGACGAACCGATCCAGAGCAATCTCTCCACGTGCATGGCGACTACGTGCGATTGACTCAGGTGGTGACCAATTTGCTGAACAACGCGTGCAAGTACACACCGCCGAGCGGTCGCATTGAGATCTCATGCGGACAGGTCGATGGCCAGGTGGAAATCGCGGTCAAGGACAACGGGGTTGGCATCCCACCAGAACACCGCAAGGGCATCTTTGAGATGTTCACTCAGGTGGATGAGACGTTGAAGGACAGTCGCGGCGGGCTGGGGATTGGCCTGACCTTGGTCAAGCAATTGGTCGAGTTGCACGGCGGGAAGGTGTCGTTGGTGGACAGCGACGACCCGTCGGCGGGAAGCGAGTTTCGGATTCACTTGCCGTGTTTGGATGCCAAACCGAACGAATCAAAAATGACTGCCGAAGAAGACAGGCCGACGCGACGTTTTCGGGTGTTGGTGGTCGATGATGTCCCCGCGATCGCGAAAATGTTCACGATGTTGGTTGGTGCGATGGGACACGAGGTGCATTCAGCCCCCAGTGCACCCGAAGGCATTCAGCTCGCTCGTGAGTTGCAGCCCGACATTGTCTTTTCTGACATCTGCATGCCGGACATGGACGGTTACGAGCTCGCACGGCAATTTCGCAGCTTGTCGGAATTGGATTCCAGCATGCTGATCGCCATGACCGGCAACGGGCAACCCGAAGACATTCGGATGGCCATGGAAGCGGGCTTTGACAGACACGTCACAAAACCCGCTTCGGTCCAACGTCTTCGCGAAATTTTTCAAGAGCTCGAATCGCGTCGTCTTCAAGTTTGA
- a CDS encoding DUF502 domain-containing protein, with protein MRHFLLTLWQRGFIGTFLTGLFALLPLVITIWIMNWVAGILRGFVGAESLLGQGLRSIGLHFAANQWLATAIGWVFVVAAIWLVGLLVSSTARFRWQEWFDGSFKKIPVVKSVYGPVKQVVEMFSKQDESAMSGMKVVHCYVGDDESAGFLGLLPSSDTYRFQDKECHVIYLPSAPMPMTGFNIFIPVEHVTVVDMGVEDLMQVYFSLGVMTSTVVPPGVVLPKQKSGQK; from the coding sequence ATGCGTCATTTCCTCCTGACTCTTTGGCAACGCGGGTTCATCGGGACATTCTTGACCGGCCTGTTTGCATTGCTGCCACTGGTGATCACGATTTGGATCATGAACTGGGTGGCGGGAATCCTCCGCGGTTTTGTGGGCGCAGAGAGCTTGTTGGGTCAAGGATTGCGTTCGATTGGATTGCACTTTGCCGCCAACCAATGGCTCGCCACCGCAATCGGATGGGTGTTTGTGGTGGCCGCGATTTGGTTGGTCGGCCTGCTCGTCTCCAGCACCGCTCGCTTTCGCTGGCAAGAATGGTTCGATGGCAGCTTCAAAAAGATCCCCGTGGTCAAGAGCGTCTACGGACCTGTGAAGCAAGTCGTCGAAATGTTCTCCAAGCAGGACGAATCCGCCATGTCCGGAATGAAAGTCGTGCACTGCTACGTCGGCGATGATGAGTCAGCGGGCTTTCTGGGGTTGCTTCCCAGCAGCGACACCTATCGCTTCCAAGACAAAGAATGCCACGTCATTTACTTGCCCTCCGCCCCGATGCCGATGACCGGCTTCAACATATTCATTCCAGTGGAGCATGTCACAGTCGTGGACATGGGAGTGGAAGACTTGATGCAGGTCTACTTTTCACTTGGCGTGATGACGTCGACCGTCGTTCCGCCCGGCGTCGTCCTTCCGAAACAGAAGTCGGGACAGAAATAA
- a CDS encoding sulfatase family protein has protein sequence MNWLRWFVVSAVVAVPSLMDVGATQVRAEDSAARPNIILVMADDLGIGDVSPTNPDCKIKTPRLQQMADEGLTFLDAHTPSSVCTPTRYGLLTGRYNWRSRLAKGVLSGTSEHLIPGDRATLGHLLQGAGYHTAMIGKWHLGWDWHKDGKEIDFSKPVLNGPDNNGFDQYYGHCGSLDMPPYVWVDTGKPTSVPTRKEGVTKKENRYGWYRNGPIGDDFEIEQVLPHLFDKSIAYVEERVKEDKPFFLYLPLPAPHTPIVPVPPFKDASGMNPYADFVMQMDHHMGQLLDAISKAGIEENTLVIFTSDNGCSPEANFGALAEHGHDPSAGYRGHKADIYEGGHRVPFIVRWPGKVLAGKTTNALTCLTDVYATLQSITDQPREATGGEDGFDLTGVFGGDEASDREALVSHSIGGSFAIRRGQWKLCLSRGSGGWSDPREPKAKQNGLPPMQLFDLRADPSERSNVAKENPEIVDSLLRLLNDYVDSGRSTEGPKVTNDREVTFLPEGVAMPTP, from the coding sequence ATGAATTGGTTGCGATGGTTTGTTGTTTCCGCGGTTGTTGCTGTTCCCTCTCTGATGGACGTGGGGGCGACGCAAGTTCGTGCGGAGGATTCTGCGGCTCGTCCAAACATCATTTTGGTGATGGCGGATGACCTGGGCATCGGCGACGTCTCGCCGACCAATCCGGACTGCAAGATCAAGACACCGCGATTGCAGCAGATGGCTGACGAGGGGCTGACATTCTTGGATGCTCACACGCCCAGTTCCGTGTGCACGCCGACCCGGTACGGGTTGTTGACCGGGCGTTACAACTGGCGTTCGCGATTGGCCAAGGGCGTTTTGAGTGGAACCAGCGAGCACTTGATCCCAGGTGACCGAGCAACGTTGGGGCACTTGTTGCAAGGTGCCGGCTATCACACGGCGATGATTGGCAAGTGGCACCTCGGTTGGGATTGGCACAAAGACGGCAAAGAGATTGACTTCTCGAAGCCGGTTTTGAACGGTCCCGACAACAACGGTTTTGATCAGTACTACGGTCACTGCGGGTCGTTGGACATGCCTCCTTACGTTTGGGTGGACACCGGCAAGCCAACCAGTGTGCCGACTCGAAAAGAAGGTGTGACGAAGAAAGAGAATCGCTACGGCTGGTATCGCAACGGTCCGATTGGAGATGACTTTGAGATTGAGCAGGTGTTGCCGCATTTGTTCGACAAGTCGATTGCTTATGTGGAAGAACGCGTGAAAGAAGACAAGCCGTTTTTCTTGTATCTGCCGCTTCCTGCCCCGCACACGCCGATCGTTCCGGTGCCGCCATTCAAAGACGCCAGTGGGATGAACCCGTACGCGGATTTTGTGATGCAGATGGATCACCACATGGGGCAACTGCTTGATGCGATTTCCAAGGCAGGCATCGAGGAGAACACCCTGGTGATCTTCACCAGCGACAATGGTTGTTCACCGGAAGCCAACTTTGGTGCGCTCGCCGAGCACGGGCATGATCCGAGTGCAGGTTACCGGGGGCACAAAGCGGACATCTACGAAGGCGGTCACCGCGTGCCTTTCATCGTGCGATGGCCGGGGAAGGTCCTGGCGGGCAAGACCACCAACGCGCTTACCTGTTTGACGGATGTGTACGCGACATTGCAGTCGATCACGGATCAACCACGGGAAGCGACCGGCGGTGAAGACGGTTTTGATTTGACAGGCGTCTTCGGTGGCGACGAGGCGTCGGATCGCGAAGCTTTGGTCAGTCACAGCATCGGTGGTTCGTTCGCGATCCGTCGCGGCCAATGGAAGCTCTGTCTGTCACGCGGCAGCGGCGGCTGGAGTGACCCCCGTGAGCCCAAAGCCAAGCAGAATGGGCTTCCGCCGATGCAGCTGTTTGATTTGCGAGCGGATCCATCCGAGAGATCCAACGTCGCGAAGGAGAACCCTGAAATCGTGGATTCGTTGCTGCGATTGCTGAACGACTACGTTGATTCGGGCCGCAGCACCGAGGGACCCAAGGTCACGAACGACCGCGAGGTGACGTTCTTGCCAGAAGGCGTGGCGATGCCAACGCCCTGA